In one Telopea speciosissima isolate NSW1024214 ecotype Mountain lineage unplaced genomic scaffold, Tspe_v1 Tspe_v1.0235, whole genome shotgun sequence genomic region, the following are encoded:
- the LOC122647856 gene encoding stigma-specific STIG1-like protein 3, which translates to MALAISLTIITTNGKEEEEEEKPKPLVKSTSTTGDENKFSPVKRVSRFLAEQKNPRASSSSSDHCQKDNDICYEDGNQESTCCNNKCVDLKSDSNNCGACKKKCNYTHTCCNGECVDLSFDKGHCGRCFNKCMTGGYCIYGMCDYA; encoded by the coding sequence ATGGCTTTAGCTATCTCCCTTACAATTATCACTACCAacggaaaagaagaagaagaagaagaaaagccaAAGCCACTTGTTAAGAGTACCAGTACTACTGGTGATGAAAACAAATTCAGTCCAGTGAAAAGGGTAAGTCGTTTTCTTGCAGAACAGAAGAACCCAAgagcttcatcatcatcatcagatcATTGTCAAAAAGATAATGATATTTGTTATGAAGATGGAAACCAAGAATCAACTTGCTGCAACAACAAATGTGTGGATTTGAAGAGTGATTCAAACAATTGTGGAGCTTGTAAGAAGAAATGCAATTATACACACACTTGTTGTAATGGTGAGTGTGTGGATCTGTCTTTCGATAAGGGGCATTGTGGACGTTGCTTCAACAAGTGCATGACTGGAGGTTATTGCATATACGGAATGTGCGATTACGCTTAA